One window from the genome of Kaistella carnis encodes:
- a CDS encoding RecQ family ATP-dependent DNA helicase, with amino-acid sequence MISHQDFEKLKQQTLKHFWGYDTFRDSQEEIINSIVSGKDALALLPTGGGKSLCYQLPALILEGTCLVISPLLALMKDQVYQMKMLGIEAEYLSSELDEFDAEVIFNRCKDGLTKLLYVSPERLTNRLFLQHLEEIQISFIAVDEAHCISEWGQDFRPSYQHIKAFRNHLEKIPCLALTATATPKVLDEIVLKVNLKNPLIFQKSFRRNNLKIIADKISDKYERVRNLLKYNDSSGIIYVRTRKEAEELTAFLHRNQITNVDFFHAGIPVREKNAKQSLWLQSNNQVLISTNAFGMGIDKDNVRFIIHFSPAASIENYYQEIGRAGRDGADSYAFLFWNEQELKNFDQILINQIPSKSEFQNIVTYLYSTFQIADNDLPENVFQLYIQKIQKFTKVSLAKIRNVLNFLHHQEIIYYNAQNSLSSLELKIKPEEIDLLAKKDSYFIELLLRNLSGLTTHKIMFSEKSFSTKIGSDIHLVKERLRELQNQGYLDYIDGALSSVKFLKHRDQRAIEGKYWNLFAQIQKNKIQKWEEMKFFVQDRDFCKMKLILSYFGEKNVKNCGQCSVCEQQKETVFGRDVSKEILELLKKSPANVEEISIKLNYFAKDNILENLIHLLDSGKVKMLNFRTYAFNHD; translated from the coding sequence ATGATCTCACATCAGGATTTTGAAAAGTTAAAACAGCAAACCTTAAAACATTTTTGGGGCTATGATACCTTTCGGGATTCTCAGGAAGAAATCATCAACAGCATTGTTTCTGGTAAAGATGCGCTTGCCCTCTTGCCTACAGGAGGCGGAAAATCACTGTGCTATCAACTTCCAGCTTTAATTTTAGAAGGTACCTGTCTGGTGATTTCGCCGCTTTTAGCATTGATGAAAGATCAGGTTTATCAAATGAAGATGCTGGGAATAGAAGCAGAGTATTTATCCTCGGAGTTAGACGAATTTGATGCTGAAGTCATTTTTAACCGATGCAAAGATGGTCTTACCAAATTACTGTATGTTTCTCCCGAACGCTTAACGAACCGCCTTTTTCTTCAGCACTTAGAAGAGATCCAGATTTCCTTTATTGCCGTAGACGAAGCGCACTGTATTTCAGAATGGGGTCAAGATTTTCGTCCCAGTTATCAGCACATCAAAGCTTTTCGCAATCATCTGGAAAAAATTCCCTGTTTGGCACTTACCGCCACGGCAACACCCAAAGTTTTAGACGAAATAGTGTTAAAAGTTAATCTTAAAAATCCGTTAATATTTCAGAAAAGTTTTAGAAGGAACAATCTTAAAATTATTGCTGATAAAATTTCCGATAAATATGAAAGAGTACGTAATCTGCTAAAATATAACGATTCATCCGGCATTATTTATGTCCGCACACGAAAGGAAGCAGAGGAATTGACTGCCTTTCTCCATCGCAATCAAATTACAAATGTTGATTTCTTCCACGCCGGAATTCCTGTAAGAGAGAAGAATGCAAAACAAAGTCTCTGGCTACAAAGTAATAATCAGGTCCTAATTTCCACCAATGCATTTGGAATGGGAATCGACAAAGATAATGTGCGCTTCATCATCCATTTTTCTCCCGCCGCATCCATCGAAAATTATTATCAGGAAATCGGGAGAGCGGGTCGTGATGGCGCTGATTCATACGCCTTTTTATTTTGGAATGAACAGGAATTAAAGAATTTTGATCAGATTTTAATCAATCAAATCCCCTCAAAATCAGAGTTTCAAAATATTGTGACTTATTTATATTCTACTTTTCAAATTGCTGACAATGATTTGCCAGAAAATGTTTTCCAACTCTACATCCAAAAAATTCAGAAATTCACCAAAGTTTCTTTAGCCAAAATTCGAAACGTTCTTAATTTTCTTCATCATCAGGAAATTATTTATTACAATGCACAGAACTCATTATCTTCTTTAGAATTAAAAATTAAACCGGAAGAAATTGACTTATTGGCGAAAAAAGATTCTTATTTTATAGAACTTCTACTTCGGAATCTTTCGGGACTTACGACGCACAAAATTATGTTTAGTGAAAAATCTTTCAGTACGAAGATTGGTTCCGATATTCATTTGGTGAAAGAACGATTGCGGGAATTACAAAATCAAGGATATTTAGATTATATCGACGGTGCACTCTCAAGCGTGAAATTTTTAAAACACCGTGATCAACGAGCGATTGAGGGTAAATACTGGAATCTTTTTGCGCAGATTCAAAAAAATAAAATCCAGAAATGGGAGGAGATGAAATTCTTTGTGCAGGATCGTGATTTCTGTAAGATGAAACTTATTCTGTCTTATTTTGGAGAAAAGAACGTTAAAAATTGTGGACAGTGCTCTGTATGTGAGCAGCAGAAAGAAACCGTCTTCGGCCGTGATGTTTCGAAAGAAATTTTGGAACTGCTAAAAAAATCTCCGGCGAATGTGGAAGAAATTTCCATTAAACTAAATTACTTTGCCAAAGATAATATTCTGGAAAATCTCATTCATTTGCTGGATTCAGGAAAAGTGAAAATGCTTAATTTTAGGACCTATGCCTTTAATCACGATTAA